The genomic segment AGCAATTGGAATCAACCTTTCTTTCCAAAGGCTTGATGATTCCGCATGCCGAATTGGAAGAGGGGACAAACATTACGGGTATTTTGGGAATTAGCTCCAAAGGGCTGAACATCGGCGCGCCGGACGGGCCCGTGCATGCGGTGCTGTTGCTCGCCACACCCAAAGCGGACCGCAAAAGGCACCTCGAAGTCCTCGCTGCCATTGCAACGGCCATTACGCGCAACATCAACTTTCGTGAGCAACTGTACCATGCCCGCAGCGCCGCTCATGCCTATGATGTCCTGCACGCCGAAAACGCCGAAGATATTAATTACTTCCTGGAAGATGCCATGGCCCGTGTGCGCGACTCAGGCGAGCAGAATTGAAGACGTGTATCGCCAGCACCAACCAAACACGTTTGGAACGCTGGAATCAAGCCGTCTCAACCGGATCGATCAGTCAGCCGTTCGGGCAGCTTTTGCTTTTCGCAGCGCAGCTGCTTGAACCGGTTCATCCCCGTCGTAACTCGCCTCCAACTCATTGAGGGACGTTTGGATGCGACGGCGATACTCTTCGACGGTCTCTGATTCTGTGGGTTGCAATGGTTCAGCGAAGTAGGCGTCGATACGGCAAAATGGCTTGGGAATCTGCAATCGATCCCACGTTTTTCGCAAGATCCACCGCCGCGTGGGCACGGCAATGATGTTCAATACCGTAGCATTGGATTCGCGCGACAGTACCGCGATGCCCTTACGAATATGGTTGCGTGGTCCGCGGGGACCGTCGACAGCGATATAGGCGGGAGATCCTCCCTGTACATGCGCAATTAACTCATTCAGCGCCGAACGTCCACCCTTGTCTTGGTTGTGAGCGCGATTTGAGCCGCGAATGGGCTTGATGCCCAATACCCAAAACCCTGGT from the Symmachiella macrocystis genome contains:
- a CDS encoding lysophospholipid acyltransferase family protein; translated protein: MSFVRRVEAWLLAFSMLALRATCRIKLHNDPRPALKASQTAYVYSILHAHQVSAAIEREKGTAAMVSQSIDGDLLLPGFWVLGIKPIRGSNRAHNQDKGGRSALNELIAHVQGGSPAYIAVDGPRGPRNHIRKGIAVLSRESNATVLNIIAVPTRRWILRKTWDRLQIPKPFCRIDAYFAEPLQPTESETVEEYRRRIQTSLNELEASYDGDEPVQAAALRKAKAARTAD